TCTAATTTATACAATGAGAATACTTTTTACCCCCCTGACTGGAAAACCCTCGAAGCTAGACTAACAAATTTGTGTGATTTTGCAAATTATGATCCTGCTCCCAATGATTATAGTAATTTTATTCATCCCATCATCAAGGCTATTATCTTACATTTTATGATCGGATATATTCATCCTTTTGGGGATGGTAATGGTAGAACTGCAAGAGCTATTTTCTATTGGAGTATTCTGCGGTCGGGTTATTGGCTATTTCAATATGTTTCGATTAGCAAACTCATACAAGAAAAACGTGGAGATTATGATCAAGCTTTTATTTACACTGAAACTGATGATTTTGATATCACCTATTTTCTCTATAATCAGATTAGTACCATAGAAAAAGCAGTGAAATCATTGTATGAGTATATGGGCAGAAAAAAACAAGATTTTTATGAATTTATGGATTGGATTGATCAAAGTCCTATTGCAAAAACTTTACACAGAGGTCATTTAGAAATCCTCAAAGAAGCATTCAGAACACCCGGTAAAGAATTTACTTCAAAACAAGTCGCCATCGATTTTGGGATCACCGAAAATACTGCTAGAAGTTATCTGAATAAATTAGTGAATAAAGATTTATTAATAGCCGCTAAATCTAAAAATCAGAAAACAGTTCTCTATCTGGCTCCAGCTAACTTACAAGCTAGACTGAAACTC
The sequence above is drawn from the Planktothrix serta PCC 8927 genome and encodes:
- a CDS encoding Fic family protein, giving the protein MPKPLILLLQEVEPEKFLPLLGKYGATDSKGRYFHWNDFKWRVKPGDNELAAWIATKIARKAITKNLPLLKAEGDYCFSYCVPDSLFAQLYAIDTMTGGSRENSNSILGSSLPKNRYLVKSLMQEEAITSSQLEGASTTREVAKEMLEKNLTPKDKSQQMILNNYLLMKKAVEKKDEELSLEFILELHRIATEEAIENQATPGEIRKNNNIFVSNLYNENTFYPPDWKTLEARLTNLCDFANYDPAPNDYSNFIHPIIKAIILHFMIGYIHPFGDGNGRTARAIFYWSILRSGYWLFQYVSISKLIQEKRGDYDQAFIYTETDDFDITYFLYNQISTIEKAVKSLYEYMGRKKQDFYEFMDWIDQSPIAKTLHRGHLEILKEAFRTPGKEFTSKQVAIDFGITENTARSYLNKLVNKDLLIAAKSKNQKTVLYLAPANLQARLKL